One genomic region from Candidatus Equadaptatus faecalis encodes:
- a CDS encoding amidohydrolase — MFNAMAEVQKNRDYAVSMRRYFHQHPELSWKEFETAKKIREELTSFGIPWTEVAATGTIAVLQGSENAPVIGLRCDIDALPIQEVKDLPYKSQNDGVMHACGHDSHITMLLTAAKILAEHRDELKCTVKFIFQPAEEAMTNGALKMLESGLVDDLDTVAGIHIFPYIEAGKISVDEGSRYTAAGFMRIKIKGVSGHGAWPNLAVDPIYVAAKVIDALQSIASRETDPNETVIVSICTFHAGTLPNVIPAEAELSGTVRTFSSALAKKLPEMIERVIKNTVAAYRADYEFDYYTNIPATVNNPRCSKIAAKSVRTILGEEGLTEYYKSPGGEDFSHFLDRFPGVYAFVGCRNEAKDCVYALHHDHFNLDEDGMLNGAAFYVQYLLDAQEENWK; from the coding sequence ATGTTCAACGCAATGGCTGAAGTGCAGAAAAACAGGGATTACGCAGTAAGTATGCGGAGATATTTCCATCAGCATCCTGAACTAAGCTGGAAAGAATTTGAAACGGCGAAGAAAATACGCGAAGAACTGACGTCATTCGGAATCCCCTGGACGGAAGTTGCTGCAACAGGAACGATAGCGGTGCTTCAGGGATCTGAAAATGCCCCTGTAATCGGGCTTCGCTGCGATATAGACGCGCTTCCGATACAGGAAGTCAAGGATTTGCCGTACAAATCGCAGAATGACGGCGTAATGCACGCCTGCGGACACGATTCGCACATTACGATGCTTCTGACAGCGGCGAAAATTCTTGCCGAACACAGGGACGAACTGAAATGCACGGTAAAATTTATATTCCAGCCGGCGGAAGAAGCCATGACAAACGGTGCGCTGAAAATGCTTGAATCGGGACTTGTCGACGACTTGGATACGGTTGCCGGAATCCATATCTTCCCGTACATTGAAGCCGGAAAAATTTCCGTTGACGAAGGTTCGCGCTACACGGCGGCAGGCTTCATGCGGATAAAAATCAAAGGCGTCAGCGGACACGGCGCATGGCCGAATCTCGCCGTAGATCCGATATACGTCGCGGCAAAGGTCATAGACGCGCTGCAGAGCATAGCAAGCAGAGAAACAGACCCGAATGAAACGGTAATAGTAAGCATCTGCACCTTCCACGCTGGCACGCTTCCCAACGTAATACCGGCGGAAGCCGAGCTTTCGGGAACAGTCCGCACCTTCAGTTCGGCGCTTGCAAAAAAACTGCCTGAAATGATAGAACGCGTCATCAAAAACACCGTTGCAGCCTACCGCGCGGATTACGAATTTGACTACTACACGAATATCCCTGCTACGGTCAACAATCCGCGCTGCAGCAAAATAGCGGCAAAATCAGTACGCACTATACTCGGTGAAGAAGGACTTACGGAATATTACAAATCGCCCGGCGGAGAAGATTTCTCACATTTCCTTGACCGTTTCCCCGGCGTCTACGCCTTTGTCGGCTGCAGAAACGAAGCCAAAGACTGCGTGTACGCGCTGCACCACGACCATTTTAATCTTGACGAAGATGGAATGCTCAACGGAGCGGCTTTCTACGTGCAGTATCTGCTTGACGCGCAGGAAGAAAACTGGAAATAA